In Primulina huaijiensis isolate GDHJ02 chromosome 4, ASM1229523v2, whole genome shotgun sequence, a genomic segment contains:
- the LOC140975657 gene encoding putative late blight resistance protein homolog R1A-10 has product MAAYAALLSLVRSLHQILDLQQHIDPLHKEKIISLHEKVDSIVTFLEDYSGKHRGRHDRVGNEIRNAAYEAQDFMDSYLGSVSTTHDDRSSSEAHRDHEVSLDRDLDMAFERIDFIWDETTKMKNRDTAEDLRSRTFSSPVDHLSTVEVTVNKVVEFDDDLNAIKECVYEDLSKLQIIPIVGMGGIGKTTLARRTYEDSLRSQYFDILAWTTVSGEYQRRDALSQLLQSFKKYTTDGNERSGESEAQLAKLVYQNLIGRRYLIVIDDIWSTEAWDDLKMVFPDDDNGSRILLTTRLSEVAVYAGSSSTPIHQMKFLNEDQSWKLLEEKIFGKESCPLHLVELGKEVARNCKGLPLTIVVVAGMLLSSGNTMKVESWESILENISSIESTISAQCSKILCLSYDWLPLRLKPCFLYIAGFPEDFEIDVSELIMLWVAEGFLKQSNQSKCLEDVGKGCLEDLVNRNLILVSKKGPDGELVAVGVHDLWRKICITKAEEDGFFHHVSSTRNVCIDAIVNPKRRLCAHSAHVLESETQDSSVRSIFFQTENILKKWYFPTLSPKFRHLSVLNSPDVIWLNLSRKISAFVNLSLKKLTLQGISFPWENMTIIGSLPDLQVLKILQNDIRRVSEWTTMEGQFLRLKHFYSSLDYLEKWEVEKDHLPSLESLMLENVRWIYEIPYGLGEIDSLQLIELRLCRESLVISAKRIQEQQRENGNYAFQVNVIKKTRKNFY; this is encoded by the exons ATGGCGGCTTATGCTGCGCTTCTCTCACTTGTTAGATCACTCCACCAGATTTTGGATCTTCAACAACATATCGATCCCCTTCACAAAGAAAAAATCATTTCCCTTCATGAAAAAGTTGATTCCATTGTCACTTTCTTGGAAGATTATTCGGGGAAGCATCGTGGAAGACATGATCGTGTGGGAAATGAAATCAGAAACGCTGCATATGAAGCGCAGGATTTCATGGATTCGTATCTGGGTTCAGTATCAACAACTCATGATGATAGGAGTTCTTCGGAGGCTCATCGTGATCACGAGGTGAGCTTGGATAGAGACTTGGACATGGCTTTTGAAAGGATTGATTTTATCTGGGACGAGACAACGAAGATGAAGAACAGAGATACAGCAGAAGATCTCCGATCCAGAACTTTTTCTTCTCCTGTGGATCACTTATCCACAGTCGAAGTCACTGTGAACAAGGTTGTGGAATTTGATGATGATCTGAATGCTATCAAAGAATGTGTGTATGAAGATTTGTCTAAACTCCAAATTATCCCAATTGTTGGGATGGGAGGAATTGGGAAGACGACTCTAGCAAGAAGAACTTACGAGGATTCACTCCGTTCTCAGTATTTTGACATCTTGGCTTGGACTACAGTGTCTGGAGAGTACCAAAGAAGAGATGCTCTTTCGCAGCTTCTTCAATCCTTCAAGAAATACACCACTGATGGTAACGAACGATCTGGTGAGAGCGAAGCCCAATTGGCAAAACTAGTGTACCAAAATCTCATCGGTAGGCGATATCTCATCGTGATTGATGATATATGGAGTACCGAGGCTTGGGATGATTTGAAGATGGTATTTCCAGATGATGACAATGGAAGTCGAATCTTGTTAACTACGAGACTATCAGAGGTTGCAGTTTATGCAGGATCATCCAGTACTCCGATCCACCAAATGAAGTTTTTGAATGAAGATCAAAGTTGGAAACTACTTGAGGAAAAGATTTTCGGGAAAGAATCTTGTCCTCTCCACCTGGTGGAACTCGGGAAGGAGGTTGCAAGAAACTGCAAGGGACTTCCGCTCACGATCGTGGTCGTTGCAGGAATGCTCCTTTCTTCGGGAAACACGATGAAAGTGGAATCGTGGGAAAGCATTTTGGAAAATATAAGTTCAATAGAATCCACAATCTCGGCGCAATGCTCAAAGATACTATGTTTGAGTTATGATTGGTTACCTCTGCGATTAAAGCCATGTTTCCTTTACATCGCAGGTTTTCCGGAAGATTTTGAAATTGATGTTTCCGAGCTAATCATGTTGTGGGTTGCAGAGGGATTTCTTAAACAAAGTAATCAGTCTAAATGCTTGGAAGATGTGGGGAAGGGATGTTTGGAGGATCTTGTGAATAGAAATCTGATCTTAGTGAGCAAGAAAGGGCCAGATGGGGAACTCGTAGCCGTCGGAGTTCATGATCTCTGGAGGAAGATTTGTATAACAAAAGCTGAAGAAGATGGATTTTTTCATCATGTCTCGTCCACAAGAAATGTCTGTATTGATGCCATAGTGAATCCAAAGCGTCGTCTCTGTGCACATTCCGCACATGTTTTAGAATCGGAAACACAAGACTCAAGCGTGCGTTCAATTTTCTTCCAGACAGAAAACATTCTGAAGAAATGGTATTTTCCAACGCTCTCTCCGAAATTTAGGCACCTCAGTGTCTTGAATTCACCCGATGTGATTTGGTTAAATTTATCAAGAAAAATCTCAGCATTCGTCAATCTAAG TCTCAAGAAGTTAACTCTACAAGGAATTTCTTTTCCTTGGGAAAATATGACCATAATTGGGTCTCTCCCAGATCTTCAAGTGCTCAAGATATTACAAAATGATATCAGAAGAGTTTCCGAGTGGACGACAATGGAAGGCCAATTTCTTCGACTCAAGCACTTTTATTCTTCGTTAGATTATTTGGAGAAGTGGGAAGTGGAAAAAGACCATCTCCCAAGCCTTGAAAGCTTGATGCTCGAGAATGTACGGTGGATATATGAGATTCCTTATGGATTAGGAGAAATAGATTCCCTTCAGCTTATTGAGTTACGGTTATGTCGTGAATCATTAGTGATTTCAGCAAAGCGAATCCAGGAGCAACAACGTGAAAATGGGAATTATGCTTTTCAAGTTAATGTCATTAAGAAAACTCGCAAGAATTTTTATTGA